TCAAACAGTGACATCGTGATCGCATCCGCTGAAGCGATGGTGAATGCCCTCAATGTCGTTTACCGTTCAGGCGGATTCGACAGATAAACTATTTAATCATAAGAAGGTTAAATTACACAGTATTTACCAAAAAAGGAAGGAAAAAAAGATGATGGAAAAATATCATGAAACGGATGCGGACCTGAAAAATCTCTCAGGAAAAAAAATCGCAGTTATCGGCTATGGATCACAGGGAAGAGGCCAGTCACTGAATCTGAAAGACAGCGGCCTTGATGTGATCATCGGGATCAGAGCAGGAAAGAGCAGAGATCTCGCAAAGAAAGACGGATTTGCAGCCTACGACGTCGCTGAAGCTGCAAAGAAAGCAGATGTCATCATGATCCTCGTCCCCGACGAGACCCAGGCAGCAGTCTACAAAGCCGAGATCATGCCTTACCTGACAGAGAACAAGTGTCTCATGTTCTCCCACGGATTCAACATCCACTTCGGTCAGATCGTTCCCCCGGCAAACGTTGATGTGATCATGGTCGCACCCAAAGGTCCGGGCCACATGGTCAGAAGAACCTACGAAGAAGGAAAAGGTGTCCCCGCACTCATTGCGATCGAGCAGGACCACACCGGAAACGCAAAGAAATTCGCTCTTGCTTATGCAAAAGGAATCGGCGCGACCCGAGCCGTCGTTCTTGAAACGACCTTCAGAGAAGAGACCGAAACCGATCTGTTCGGCGAACAGGCTGTTCTCTGTGGAGGAGTCACCTCTCTCATCAAAGCAGGATTCGACACCCTCGTCGATGCAGGATATGCGCCCGAGATGGCATACCTGGAAGTTCTGCACGAGATGAAGCTCATCGTCGACCTGATCTACGAAGGCGGATTCACCAAAATGCGTGAAGCGATCTCCAACACCGCACAGTACGGTGACATCACCCGTGGCCCCCGTGTCATCGGTGAAGAATCCTACGAAGCAATGCGCGAGATCCTCTACGAGATCCAGTCCGGCGAATTTGCCAAAGAATGGATCCTTGAAAACATGGTCAACAGACCGGTCTTCAATGCACTTACCCGTGCTGACGAAGAGCATCTGATTGAGGAAGTCGGATCAGAACTCCGTGCAATGATGCCCCAGTTCAAAAAGAACTAAATTTCCCCTCCACTTTTTTTACGATTTTTATCGAACTGCTCTGCAGAATAAACATCCAGAGCACATGGTTTTATTACCGATCACGTGAAATGGTACTGGTATGTGTGACGGATGTCTGCCAGCAGAGCGAGGAATCGCAGCTAGCAGAAGCTCTGTACTGAGCACATCGCACAATTCACCTTTTGAAGATGTTCTGTCTGTGATCGCAGACACCCTAGCATCGGTATACTTCAGCGTAGCTGGCATTTTTAGCATTAGCTATGTATTCTGGTTTAGACAGTAGTCAAACTGCACCAGAATAGATTTCCATAAAATAACTCAAGCCTTTTATCGGGAACTCCTCTGGTGCAGTGGATACCAGATTTTTACAAAATTACCTGAATATTAAAAACACCGGAGAAAAAAATGAGAGGAAAAGAAATCAGACTCGAAAGAATCATGAAAAGAGATACAGGAACGACCGTCATTGTCCCGATGGATCACGGCGTGTCCAGCGGACCCATTCCCGGACTGATCGATCTGGAAAGATCGGTCGATCTGGTCGCAAAAGGCGGAGCCAACGCAGTAATCGGTCATATGGGCCTCGCCCTACACGGTCACCGAAAAGGCGGTCCTGACATCGGATTGATCCTGCATCTATCCGCAAGCACGGATCTGGGACCCGATCCGAACAACAAAGTCCTGGTCAACAGCGTGCAGAATGCGCTCAAAATGGGAGCAGACGGCGTTTCCATGCACGTAAATATCGGAGCCGAGTATGAAGCAAACATGCTTAGCGACCTTGGACGGGTCGCGATCGAGTGCATCGAATGGGGAATGCCGCTTCTCGCGATGATGTACCCCCGGGGAAAAGACATCACCTCCGAGAACATGCATGAAGCCGTCAAACTCGCGGCCCGTGTCGGCTCCGAACTTGGGGCTGACATCATCAAAACGGTTTACACCGGAGACCCGGATTCATTCAGAGAAGTGACCGAAGGATGTCATGTACCGGTAGTAATTGCCGGAGGTTCCAAGATGAGTGACTTTGCCACGATGCAGCTGATCGAAGGGGCGATGGAAGGCGGCGCTGCCGGAGTATCCATCGGAAGAAACGCATTCCAGCACAAATACCCTGACAGATTCGTCAGAGCTGCAGCGATGATCGTCCATGAACGCAGAACTGCAGAAGAGGCGATCGAGATCCTCCTGACCGAGGATTGAAGAGGGTCTGAAACGAAACAGAGGATCATCAGGTCAGGCAGTATATGAAACGAACCGCAGGAGATGAAGGGGTGGATCCGGGAAAAGTCGTTGGGATAATCGGCGGATTCGGCGGCATGGGACGGTTGTTCTCGGCTGTCTTCGAGAGGGCGGGGTACAAAGTCCTCAGTTCCGGAAGAAAAACGCCCGTCTCAAATGCGGATATCGCCTCGACCTGCGGCATCGTGATCATCTCGGTTCCTATCCATGACACCATCCGGGTGATCGATGAGATCGCCCCTCTCATGAACGAAAAGCAGGTTTTCTGCGATCTTACCTCCATAAAAACCGCCCCGATCGACGCAATGCTGAGATCCAAAGCGCAGGTCATCGGACTCCACCCGATGTTCGGTCCTTCGGTCTCCACGATCTCCGGTCAGACGATCGCTGCATCGCCCGCCCGATGTGATGAAAAAACCCGGGAAATGCTCTATCAGATATTTAGAAACGAAGGAGCGAAGATTTGTCCGATGGAGCCGAAGGAGCATGACAAGATCATGAGCATCGTCCAGGGTCTTGTACACTTCACGACCCTTTCCGTCGCCGAGACGATAAAAAACACCGGCATCCCGCTGGAAGCAATTCTTCCGGTGATGAGTCCGGTGTACCGGATCGAACTCGGGCTGGTCGGAAGGATACTCGGGCAGGATCCTTCACTGTATGCAGACATCCTGCAGATGAATCCGGAAACGACCGGTATTATTGAAATGCTCTCAGATTCGGTCGCTTCCCTGAAAGAGATCGTCGTATCAAAGGATCCGGAGAAGTTCGCCGCATTCTTTACGGAGAACAGTGAGGCATTCAGATCCTATATCCCCCAGGCAACAGAAGAGACCGACCTTATGATAAAGACACTGGTGAAAATGAAATGACATTAGCAGTACTTGGCCCGAAAGGCACGTTCTCCTGCGAGCTTGCCGAAAAAATCAGGGAAGAGAACGAGGAGATCCTTCTGTTTTCAACGATACGGGATGTTTTCACGGCAGTTCTCGAAAAAAATATCCGGGGCATCGTTCCGGTTGAAAACAGCGAGGCGGGCGGCGTCGGGGAGACCTTGGATGGCCTATTACAGACGGAGTGCCGGATCACCGCTGAATACTATATGCCGATACGCCATTTCTTCGTTTCACGCTATAGTCCGGACGAGATATCGGTCATCTACACCCACCCCCAGTCGCATGAACAATGCAGCATCTATCTGAACTGTTTGAAAGATGCCGCCATTATCCACACGAGCAGCAATGCTCAGAGTGCGAAAGAGGCAGCAGTTGTCAGCAAATCGGCGGCCGTAACGACAAAAAGCGCAGCGAAATTGTATGATCTGCCGATACTGCAGGAAGATATCCAGAACTCAAAAAACAATACCACCCGGTTTCTTGAGATAACAGCCGGCGTTTCGCATCCGGATGATCCGGAAAAATGCAGTGTTGTTATCATCCCAAGAGAGAACCGGCCGGGTCTTTTATACGGGATCCTGGGGATCTTTGCGCGCCAGGGGATCAATCTGACACGTATCGAGTCGCGCCCATCGAAGGAAGGAATCGGCAGATATGTCTTTTTCATCGATTTTGAAACGAATCGGGGATGGCAGGAAACGATCGCGGAGTTGAAAGAGATCACCGGCGTGAAGGAGCTTGGGTGCTATAGAAGGAAGAACTACGCATAAACGGGCGTGCTCGGCACACGTTACGAACCAGATCCTGCATCGAAACCCGGCTCATAAACGTATCTGATATATTAGTGTGAAGTTGAGGAGGTGGCATTTTGCATCATGCTTCACTTGACACTATATTATATAATTCAAATAGGACTTACGCGGTGTTGGTGTGGCTCCAATTCGGGAAGGAGTTTGTTGGGTGTAGAAACCTGAGAAAAAACCAACCGCGAATCGGCGCGAATCCGCCCTTCGGGCGAGGCGAATCGGATTTGCTGACCCTCACTCTCGCTCGTTGGGTCTAGTCGCAAGGCAAAGCCTTGCTTGGCTGAGGTCGTCGACTTCGTCGCCAACCCGCTCGACCCAACGGCTCGTCCCTTCATCGGGACCGTTCGGGCAAATCCTGTCGGCGCCCCAGCGCCTCCCGTGGGGAGAAATTCATTGAGCAGTTCTTAATCTGAAAAATATCCATTTTACTGACAACCACGACATAAGATCAAGAGGCAAATCAATAATGGGAGCCGCTGGGGCGGCGACAGGATTTGCCCGAACGGTCCCGATGAAGGGATGAGCAAGACAGCGAAGCTGGATTGCGAAAGTGAGGGTCAGCAAATCCGATTCACTTCGCCCGAAGGGCGGATTCGCGCCGATTCGCGGTTGGTTCTTTCTCTTGTGTCAAAACGAATGCCGTACACGAAATCGAAGTACATCTCATAAGCACGTCAGTTTTTTTCATTTGAGATCACACCACGTAACTCCTATTCAAAAATGAAACTGCGGAGAGAATAGCGATTCCTTTTTTACCCAGTAGTGCGTAGTAAATAAAGCCTGTTCCCAAAACCTGTTTAGCGGCGGTAAGGGAACAGGCATCCGTTTCTTTAAGCAAGTTCTGTGCTGTTTTTCTTAGTAGTCACATCCAGATCACCTGATGGCTCATTACACAGATACATAACAGAGCATCCGTATTTCTCCCGACATCACGACAACGAACTTGCACTATTATAATAGTGCATTTGAGAGGTGTCGACATACATCATTTCGGCATTAGATGGTTTTATCTATCTCCTGGAAAATAGTATTACTTGTTGAGGTGTGTGGTGAATGAAGATGCCCGATACGATACCCGAAGAAATGTTTGCTCCCTGCGGCATGGACTGTATGGCCTGTTACCGGCATTGCGTATCAAAAAAAGCCTGTGAGGGATGTTTTGGGGAAACAAATCAAAAAACAGAGCACTGCCGCAAATGCACAATAAAAAACTGTGTCAGGGAAAAAGGAATACCATTCTGCTTTTCCTGCAAAAACTACCCCTGCAAAACAATAAAAACGCTCGAAAAAAGAACTTTGCATCGATATGGTCAGAGTCTCATAGAAAACAGTCTCCAGGTCAAAGAACTGGGACTTCCCGCATTTCTTGAGAGAGAACGGGACAAATGGACCTGTCAGAAATGTGACGGAATCATTTCACTGCATGACAATGAATGCAGCGAATGTCATACCTTTTTTGGAAGAAACAGGATCTCGATGTGAAAAATCAGACGTTTTCCTCGTCTGAATCTTCATCCTGATCTTCTTCAGAATCTTCGTCAGGATCTATCTGATCACCAAGACGTTCGAGGATCCACTGCTGATCGATCGCCGCGCACTCCGTGATCGGCACATCCCAGATCGGCTCTCCGGTGAGAACACATGTCTGATACAGAGCATACGGCATCTCCAGATTGCCGAGGTACTCCTCTTCTCGGAATGCTGCAAACACAAGCACCTCTTCGCCGTCGACGACCTCGCGCTTCGTGAACTTCAGCTCATCCGGGATCTTTTCCGGATCATCATCCTGCATCTTTGCAAGGGTCAGGACCTTAAATAGCTCGATCACCCGGTCGTCAAGTCCTGCTTCGAAGATGAAGATCTTCTCTTTCAGGGCATTCACATCCGCAACAAGCCGCAGCGGTCTTTCATGATAGATCACCTGATCGGCAATATCTCCCTCGATACCGACCTCGCGGTCCTCGCATTCGGGTTCGAGATAGAGCAGAAATCCGCCGTTCGTTTCCTTATCTTCATACACGAACGGATATCCCGCATATCCGGCGAACCCGCATTTATCGCAGGTAAACTCAAAAAGCTCCCCGGTGAGGACCTTTTCCCGCATCTCGGGATCGGTCGTCACGTTCACCGACGGGCAGATCGTGATCGTCTGTTCATTTTCGCAGACAGGGCAGATTATAACATCTTCATCAGTGATCATACGCGGATCCACTCTTTATCGACTACGGTATATCCTTCGACAGGGCGTTCCCAGATCACGTGCATAAGCATTTTGATCTTTTCATAGGTATCGAACGGGATCTTGATCGGATCAAGATACTCGGTCCCAAGACGCGGAACAAAGATCAGCGACCTGCCTTCACAGGCGAACCGGTCCTCGGCATAATACAGAGCTTCCGGCATGAGCTTCTCCTTTTTTGATTCCATTTCTTTGAGGATCGAATCCTTCACAAGCTCAATGATCCGGTCATCCAGTTTGTCACGGAAGATGAAGATCTTCTCGCGCAGATCGTCCTGGGTGTGGACAAGTCTCATCCGGATCTCGGGCACAAGATGCGCGGGCAGAACGTTCGGCAGGTTTGCCGTGCGGTCGGTTGAATCAGGCTGGAAGAAGAGCGAGAACTTTTCGTTCAGATCATGATAGAGAAGCGGGTATTCAACAGCCCCGGAAAATCCGCAGTTGTCGCAGACGAGCATCGTCAGCGATCCGTCGAGGAATTTCTCACGAAGGTCATGGTTCGATGCGTTGATACTCTGATGAAGAGTAAACTCCTGTTTTGACCCGCACTTCGGGCAGGTGATGACTTTTACTTGTGATTTCATTACTCTTTCCTCCCGCTTGGGCCGCGGTGATGGTGCGCGAATTCACCGGTTTTTATCAGGTCGCCGGTGAAAACCGGACCGTCTTTGCAAACTCTGAGTCCATGATCGTCCATACAGCAGGATCCGCAGACGCCGACCGCGCATTTCATGTACCGGTGCATGGAGAACTGACCGCGGTTTTCGATCCCTTTTGCAACCAGACGGTCGAGGATCCCTTTCATCATCATCTCTGGACCGCAGACACAGATCGTATCGTATGATTCAACATCGATCTGATCAAGAATGCCGGTCACAAATCCGTGGAATCCAAAGGTCCCGTCATCTGTGGCGATCTTGAGGTCGCTGACTTTTGCGAGTTCCTCGGCAAAGACGAGTTCTTCGCGGGTCCGTGCCCCGAGGATAAACGTGTCGACCTCTCCTGATGCAGCGAGGGTGAAGAGCGGGGTGACCCCGATCCCTCCGGCGATTGCAAGTACTTTTCCGCTCGGCCAAAATCCATTGCCGAACGGACCGCGGATACCGATTTTATCTCCGGCTTTCAGTGAGAAGAGCGCTTCTGTGGCATCTCCTACTTTCATGACGGTGATGGAGTTTGCCCCGGAAAATGCCATCGGGATCTCGTCGACTCCCGGGATCCAGACCATACAGAACTGACCGGGTCTGAATGCAAAGAGTTTGTCGAAGACGAACGTTTTCACGGTGGGCGTTTCATTGACGACTGTTGTGATCGTGACGACCTCGGGCATTTCAGACATGGGCACACCCCACGATCTCCTCTGCGGGTATCCCGTCTGGAGAGTAAAGATCAGCTGCTATTTCCGAAAATACATTGACTGAGTCATGGATGGCGCTGCCGATCTCGACGGCGGAGGCGCCCGCCATCATCATTTCGAGCACATTATCTGCAGTCGAGATACCGCCGCATCCGATGATGGGGATGTCGACCGCTTCATACAGGTCGTAGACGCTTCTGAGTGCGATCGGGAAGATCGCTTTGCCGGAGAGTCCGCCGAAGAAGTTTCCAAGGACCGGGCGGCGCATTTCGGTGGATATCCGCATGGCTTTTACGGTATTTATTGCGACTATCGCGTCGGCTCCGCCGTCTTCTGCGGCTTTGCCAATTATTTTGATATCGGTCACGTTGGGGGTGAGTTTGACCCAGACGGGTTTATTGTATGTTTTGACGATATCGGTGCATTCCCTGACGATGCGGGGGTTTACCCCGATGGATGCCCCGTATCCTTCGGCGTGCGGACAGGAGAGGTTCAGCTCGAATGCGGCGGCATCCGGAAACCAGGAAGCTACGGTGCCGAACTGTTCGGGGGTCCCGCCGAAGATGCTGACGACGACCGGCTCTCCCTTGAGGGGAGCGATCTCTTCGACGAAGTCTTTGGACGGGTTTGGCAGTCCCATGGCATTGATGAGTCCGCCGTCGACCGGGATGAGGGCGGGTCCGTGATGGCCGGGAATCGCTTCCGGGCCGATGGATTTTGTCACGACGCCTCCTGCACCGAGATCAAGCATTCGTTTTAATGATGCACCGGTGGTCCCGAGGATCCCTGCTGCAAGGAGCATATGATTTTTGAGAGGGACACCGGCGATCTCCTCTTCTGGAAGCTGTATCTGGATCATTGTATTTCTTGAAGGTACTATTCGCGGTTTTGGGTTATGTAACTCTCTATCTTCCTGCGGTTGATCTCCCCATATCCGGAAAAGACTATCAACCATTTTAACTCTACCGCACTAAATAAGTACATAGGTTTAGAGTTTACATGGCAACAGATCAGATACGCAAAGGAAGGCTGGACGGTGTACGACCCGAGGCGGTCG
This region of Methanocorpusculum sp. genomic DNA includes:
- the ilvC gene encoding ketol-acid reductoisomerase, which gives rise to MSFTVQADSTDKLFNHKKVKLHSIYQKRKEKKMMEKYHETDADLKNLSGKKIAVIGYGSQGRGQSLNLKDSGLDVIIGIRAGKSRDLAKKDGFAAYDVAEAAKKADVIMILVPDETQAAVYKAEIMPYLTENKCLMFSHGFNIHFGQIVPPANVDVIMVAPKGPGHMVRRTYEEGKGVPALIAIEQDHTGNAKKFALAYAKGIGATRAVVLETTFREETETDLFGEQAVLCGGVTSLIKAGFDTLVDAGYAPEMAYLEVLHEMKLIVDLIYEGGFTKMREAISNTAQYGDITRGPRVIGEESYEAMREILYEIQSGEFAKEWILENMVNRPVFNALTRADEEHLIEEVGSELRAMMPQFKKN
- a CDS encoding 2-amino-3,7-dideoxy-D-threo-hept-6-ulosonate synthase, which translates into the protein MRGKEIRLERIMKRDTGTTVIVPMDHGVSSGPIPGLIDLERSVDLVAKGGANAVIGHMGLALHGHRKGGPDIGLILHLSASTDLGPDPNNKVLVNSVQNALKMGADGVSMHVNIGAEYEANMLSDLGRVAIECIEWGMPLLAMMYPRGKDITSENMHEAVKLAARVGSELGADIIKTVYTGDPDSFREVTEGCHVPVVIAGGSKMSDFATMQLIEGAMEGGAAGVSIGRNAFQHKYPDRFVRAAAMIVHERRTAEEAIEILLTED
- a CDS encoding prephenate dehydrogenase/arogenate dehydrogenase family protein; translated protein: MKRTAGDEGVDPGKVVGIIGGFGGMGRLFSAVFERAGYKVLSSGRKTPVSNADIASTCGIVIISVPIHDTIRVIDEIAPLMNEKQVFCDLTSIKTAPIDAMLRSKAQVIGLHPMFGPSVSTISGQTIAASPARCDEKTREMLYQIFRNEGAKICPMEPKEHDKIMSIVQGLVHFTTLSVAETIKNTGIPLEAILPVMSPVYRIELGLVGRILGQDPSLYADILQMNPETTGIIEMLSDSVASLKEIVVSKDPEKFAAFFTENSEAFRSYIPQATEETDLMIKTLVKMK
- a CDS encoding prephenate dehydratase domain-containing protein codes for the protein MTLAVLGPKGTFSCELAEKIREENEEILLFSTIRDVFTAVLEKNIRGIVPVENSEAGGVGETLDGLLQTECRITAEYYMPIRHFFVSRYSPDEISVIYTHPQSHEQCSIYLNCLKDAAIIHTSSNAQSAKEAAVVSKSAAVTTKSAAKLYDLPILQEDIQNSKNNTTRFLEITAGVSHPDDPEKCSVVIIPRENRPGLLYGILGIFARQGINLTRIESRPSKEGIGRYVFFIDFETNRGWQETIAELKEITGVKELGCYRRKNYA
- a CDS encoding DUF3795 domain-containing protein, giving the protein MPDTIPEEMFAPCGMDCMACYRHCVSKKACEGCFGETNQKTEHCRKCTIKNCVREKGIPFCFSCKNYPCKTIKTLEKRTLHRYGQSLIENSLQVKELGLPAFLERERDKWTCQKCDGIISLHDNECSECHTFFGRNRISM
- a CDS encoding CpXC domain-containing protein, yielding MITDEDVIICPVCENEQTITICPSVNVTTDPEMREKVLTGELFEFTCDKCGFAGYAGYPFVYEDKETNGGFLLYLEPECEDREVGIEGDIADQVIYHERPLRLVADVNALKEKIFIFEAGLDDRVIELFKVLTLAKMQDDDPEKIPDELKFTKREVVDGEEVLVFAAFREEEYLGNLEMPYALYQTCVLTGEPIWDVPITECAAIDQQWILERLGDQIDPDEDSEEDQDEDSDEENV
- a CDS encoding CpXC domain-containing protein, with translation MKSQVKVITCPKCGSKQEFTLHQSINASNHDLREKFLDGSLTMLVCDNCGFSGAVEYPLLYHDLNEKFSLFFQPDSTDRTANLPNVLPAHLVPEIRMRLVHTQDDLREKIFIFRDKLDDRIIELVKDSILKEMESKKEKLMPEALYYAEDRFACEGRSLIFVPRLGTEYLDPIKIPFDTYEKIKMLMHVIWERPVEGYTVVDKEWIRV
- a CDS encoding dihydroorotate dehydrogenase electron transfer subunit translates to MSEMPEVVTITTVVNETPTVKTFVFDKLFAFRPGQFCMVWIPGVDEIPMAFSGANSITVMKVGDATEALFSLKAGDKIGIRGPFGNGFWPSGKVLAIAGGIGVTPLFTLAASGEVDTFILGARTREELVFAEELAKVSDLKIATDDGTFGFHGFVTGILDQIDVESYDTICVCGPEMMMKGILDRLVAKGIENRGQFSMHRYMKCAVGVCGSCCMDDHGLRVCKDGPVFTGDLIKTGEFAHHHRGPSGRKE
- a CDS encoding dihydroorotate dehydrogenase; this translates as MIQIQLPEEEIAGVPLKNHMLLAAGILGTTGASLKRMLDLGAGGVVTKSIGPEAIPGHHGPALIPVDGGLINAMGLPNPSKDFVEEIAPLKGEPVVVSIFGGTPEQFGTVASWFPDAAAFELNLSCPHAEGYGASIGVNPRIVRECTDIVKTYNKPVWVKLTPNVTDIKIIGKAAEDGGADAIVAINTVKAMRISTEMRRPVLGNFFGGLSGKAIFPIALRSVYDLYEAVDIPIIGCGGISTADNVLEMMMAGASAVEIGSAIHDSVNVFSEIAADLYSPDGIPAEEIVGCAHV